The sequence AGCCGGGACGCCTCCTCCCAGCAACGCGCGGCGCCCTCGCCGTCGCCCTCGACGGCGAGTTCGACGCCCCGGCCGTCCAGGCGGCGGGCCTTCTGGAGGGGCGTCGGCTCGGTGGTCCCGGCGACGGCGTCGAACCGCCGGAAGGCCGCCAGCATGCCGGGCAGGTCGCCGTCCCCGCGGCGCCGCTCCACCAGGTCGAGCAGTTCGCCGAGATCGTCCACGGACGCGAGATCGTCTTCGGGGGCCGAGTCCCCGCGCGGGGCGGGCGCGGGCGCCGGACGGCGGTGGTGGGCGGCGAGCGGCAGGAAGTCGACGACCGGCTCGGCCTCCAGCGTGGCGCGTACCAGGTCGCCCTGGTGGGACGTGCCGTTGCGGGCGTCGAACCGGGCCGCCAGCGCCGTCGCGCGTCCGGCCAGTTCGGCGCGGAGCTCGGGCAGCGGCACGTCCGCCGCCGGGCGGTCGTCCGCCGCCGGGCGGCGGAGGGTCGCCGCGCCGTGACCGGCCGCCTCGACCATCCGCAGCAGCGAGGCCGCCGCGGCCGAGAACTCCATGTCGGCGTGCGCGCTCGGGGCCCGGTCGAGCCAGCCGAGATGCCGCTGCAAGATCTCCAGGCCGCGCGCCCCGTTGCCCGTGACCGCGCAGAACACCAGGTGCTCGGCGATGTCGCCGAGATCGGCGAGGCGCGCCCGGTGCACCCGGTAGGCGCGGCGGTGCGCGCCGGCGGCCTCCTCAAGGCGGCCCATGCGCAGGTACACCGGCAGCAGCGCCGTCTGGATCGACTGCGGCTGCTCGTTGCAGGACAGCTGCGCGCTCAGCACCGGCGCGGCGATCTCGAACGCCTCCTCGTGCCGTCCGGCCTCGACCAGGTGGCGGGCCATGCCGGTCGGGTCGCAGCCCTCGCAGTCGGACAGCTCGTCCCGCTCGGCCGCGCGCCACTTCACGAACCACTCGTGCGCCGAGCCGTCGCCGATGTGCCGCGCCACCACGTTGCGGTAGTGGTACACCGCCTGGAGGCTGTGCCCGCCCGCCCTGTAGCGCCGCTCCATGTCGTCCAGGACGGCGTAGGCCCGGTCCAGCGGGATCTCCGGGAACGAGGTCAGGGAGCTGACCACCGCCTTCATCTGCCACAGCAGGCTGTGCGTCTCGTCGAACCGGGCGGGGTCGCGGTCGTGGTCGGCCAGCGTGCGGCTGAACGTCGCGAACGCCTTCACGGGCTCGCCGCCGTACCGGTAGGCGTCGGTCAGCCTGACCCGCACGTGGAACGCCAGCACCTCGTCGCCGGCCGCCTCGGCGCGGCGCAGCGCGTCCTCGATCAGGACGGTGCGGGCCTCCCCGTAGGGCAGCTCCTGCGACCGCGCCATCAGCGCGTAGACGTCATCCGTGGTCATCAGGGCCCTCCGGGGAGTGGACGGCCCACTCCAGCAGGCCGATGAAGGAACGGTTCAGGACCGCCGTGTCGACGGGCCGCAGCGGATGGTGGCCGAGCAGCAGCGCCTGCCCGTACAGGGCCTGGACGGCCGCCTCGACCGGCCCGCCGTCACCGAGCGAGGTGACGCGCCGGGCCAGCGGGTTGCGGTAGTTGAGCACCAGCTGGGGACGGTCGGCGCTCGTGGTGGCGCCGACCGCGCCGAGCACGTCCGCCCACAGCTCGGCCGCCTCCTCCCGCGCACGCGCCAGCTCCTCGCGGAACTGCGCGTCCCGGCTCGTCAGGTAGAGCGCGGGCAGCGACGCGGGATCGAAGTCGCGGACGACGACCTCGCAGCCGAGCCGCTCCACCGCCCGCTGCGCCGCCGCCAGGAACGGCCGCAGCGCCAGCTCCGCCGCCGGGTCGAGGACGCCGAACGTCGTGGTCAGCTCGGCCGCGTCCAGCCGCGCGAGCCGGATGTCCGGGTCCAGGTCCGGCAGCCGCTCGATGATCTCGGTGTCGTGGACGTAGCCGCCGTTGACCAGGCCCACGCCCTGGGCGCCCGCGACGGCCGCGAGCCGCCGGAACTCGTCCACGTCCGCGGTGAACCGGCCGTCCGGGTGGCGGCGGCGGAACTCGTGCAGGGTCATCGGCCCGGAGGACGTCTCGTACTCCAGCCACCGGTCGACGATCCGCAGCATGTCGTCGTCGTGCAGGGCCATCGCCTTGACGCCGAGCTGGTGCAGCCGGAGGAACGCGCGCAGCCGCGCCGGGTCGGTCTCGGCGAGCTTCACCAGCCATTGCCGCAGCACCTCGCCGAGGCCGTGCCGCGTCGATTCGAGCAGCTCGTCCTCGTACAGGGCCTCGCGGCTCGCGGTGGGCCGCAGTTCCCCCGCGTCCACGACGCAGCGCGCGAAGAACGCCCAGTCGGGAAGGAGCCCCTCGACGTGCTCGGCCAACAGCATCCGCTTCAGGTAGACGCGGTGCGCGGCGCGCGCGGACGGCGAAACCGGCTCGGGCAGGACGAACGCGACGCCCGTCAGCCCGGCCTCCGGCAGGTCGAGGTCCACGACGTCGAACGGGGTGAA is a genomic window of Actinomadura citrea containing:
- a CDS encoding HSP90 family protein, whose product is MAEQAFQVDLRGVVDLLSRHLYASPRVYLRELLQNAVDAITARGAGGRVEIETGGGVLRVHDDGVGLTEDEVHTLLATIGRSSKRDELGFARHDFLGQFGIGLLSAFLVADEIEVVTRSARGGGAVRWTGRSEGSYRVEPGERDEPGTTVTLRARPGASELLSPPVVAELAASYGSLLPVELVVDGVAVTGDGPPWRASYRDPADRRRALERYCEEACGFTPFDVVDLDLPEAGLTGVAFVLPEPVSPSARAAHRVYLKRMLLAEHVEGLLPDWAFFARCVVDAGELRPTASREALYEDELLESTRHGLGEVLRQWLVKLAETDPARLRAFLRLHQLGVKAMALHDDDMLRIVDRWLEYETSSGPMTLHEFRRRHPDGRFTADVDEFRRLAAVAGAQGVGLVNGGYVHDTEIIERLPDLDPDIRLARLDAAELTTTFGVLDPAAELALRPFLAAAQRAVERLGCEVVVRDFDPASLPALYLTSRDAQFREELARAREEAAELWADVLGAVGATTSADRPQLVLNYRNPLARRVTSLGDGGPVEAAVQALYGQALLLGHHPLRPVDTAVLNRSFIGLLEWAVHSPEGPDDHG